In Gimesia benthica, a single window of DNA contains:
- a CDS encoding sulfatase family protein: MGYGDVTALNADSRIPTPHLDQLARQSLTFTDAHAAGSYCVPSRYGLLTGRYMWRTRLGSGGNLANLAGTLIEPGRKTIANVLQEAGYQTGLVGKWHQGIDWKLHDESERTQIRVDPNYQNFKNIDFASPVLKGPRDFGFAYSFGTAGSAEMNPAAFIENNRVTVIPTMTSAQAKAQHGEWFGRDDNIVAAGYTMDRLVPTLSNKACEFVETAVRTKPDQPFFLYYAMTTPHNPIVPHKEFVGKSKAGAYGDFVVELDHHVGKLLRKLDELGIADNTLVIFTSDNGPVNRTKGYSQRWVRGDTMIYGHDSNGPCTGWKGGLEEGGHRVPFLVRWPDVIKPGETCSTTIVFNDVLPTLAEMLDVPLDSSTAEDGVSFYQALQGEARPVSFHKAIVHNHHNGTFAVRQGPFKLTIRGPKTVEQVLDDSIPVAYTLYNLDQDIEETTDIAKQQPQQVQQMHALLKQYIKAGRSNGSERP, translated from the coding sequence ATGGGCTACGGTGACGTCACCGCTCTCAACGCCGACAGCCGGATCCCGACACCCCATCTCGATCAACTCGCCCGTCAGAGCCTGACCTTTACCGATGCCCACGCCGCAGGCTCTTATTGTGTCCCCTCCCGCTACGGCCTGCTCACCGGCCGCTACATGTGGCGCACCCGCCTGGGTTCGGGGGGCAACCTCGCGAATCTCGCCGGCACCCTGATCGAACCGGGTCGTAAAACAATCGCGAATGTTCTGCAGGAGGCGGGCTACCAGACCGGACTCGTCGGTAAATGGCACCAGGGCATCGACTGGAAGCTGCACGACGAAAGCGAACGGACACAGATCCGCGTCGATCCCAACTATCAGAACTTTAAAAATATCGACTTCGCCTCTCCGGTATTGAAAGGTCCGCGAGACTTCGGATTCGCTTACTCCTTTGGCACCGCCGGTTCCGCGGAGATGAATCCCGCCGCCTTTATTGAGAACAACCGCGTCACCGTCATTCCCACAATGACTTCCGCCCAGGCCAAAGCACAGCACGGCGAATGGTTTGGCCGGGACGATAACATTGTCGCCGCCGGCTATACCATGGATCGACTCGTTCCCACGCTGTCGAACAAGGCCTGCGAGTTCGTCGAAACCGCGGTCCGCACGAAACCAGACCAGCCCTTCTTCCTCTATTACGCGATGACCACGCCCCATAACCCGATCGTTCCCCACAAGGAATTCGTGGGCAAAAGCAAAGCCGGCGCCTATGGCGATTTCGTCGTTGAGCTCGATCACCACGTCGGCAAGCTGCTCCGCAAGCTGGACGAGCTGGGCATCGCGGACAACACCCTCGTCATCTTCACCAGCGACAACGGCCCCGTGAACCGTACGAAAGGGTATTCCCAACGCTGGGTTCGCGGCGATACGATGATTTACGGTCACGACAGCAACGGTCCCTGTACCGGCTGGAAAGGGGGCCTCGAAGAAGGGGGGCACCGCGTTCCGTTTCTCGTGCGCTGGCCCGACGTCATCAAGCCGGGCGAAACCTGTTCGACCACCATCGTCTTCAACGACGTCCTGCCCACGCTGGCAGAAATGCTGGATGTCCCGCTCGACAGCAGCACCGCAGAAGATGGCGTCAGTTTCTACCAGGCCCTGCAAGGCGAAGCGCGGCCTGTATCCTTCCACAAGGCGATTGTCCACAATCATCACAACGGCACGTTCGCCGTCCGACAGGGACCATTCAAGCTGACGATCCGCGGCCCCAAAACGGTCGAGCAAGTTCTGGATGACAGCATCCCCGTGGCGTATACCCTGTATAATCTGGATCAGGACATCGAAGAAACCACCGACATCGCAAAACAGCAACCGCAGCAGGTGCAGCAGATGCACGCTCTCTTGAAACAATATATCAAGGCCGGCAGAAGTAACGGCAGTGAAAGACCCTGA
- a CDS encoding VOC family protein, with product MQLDPFHLAFQVRDIAEARAFYGDLLGCSEGRSAETWVDFNFFGQQVVCHLNPDIGPDGSIAAHVNPVDGHGVPVPHFGVVLTMDRWQTLADRLRERQIEFVIEPYIRFQGQPGEQATMFFLDPSGNALEFKAFQDIESQLFAT from the coding sequence ATGCAACTTGATCCCTTTCATCTCGCGTTTCAGGTGCGTGACATTGCCGAAGCCCGCGCCTTTTATGGTGACCTGCTCGGCTGTAGTGAAGGTCGCAGCGCCGAGACCTGGGTCGACTTCAATTTCTTCGGTCAACAGGTCGTCTGCCATCTGAATCCGGACATCGGTCCCGACGGCAGCATTGCAGCCCATGTGAATCCCGTCGACGGTCACGGCGTGCCTGTCCCCCATTTCGGCGTTGTCCTCACCATGGATCGCTGGCAGACCCTGGCTGATCGCCTCCGCGAACGACAGATCGAGTTCGTCATCGAGCCCTACATTCGCTTCCAGGGGCAGCCGGGCGAACAGGCCACCATGTTCTTCCTCGACCCCAGCGGCAACGCACTGGAATTCAAGGCCTTCCAAGATATTGAATCGCAACTGTTTGCTACCTGA